A part of Aegilops tauschii subsp. strangulata cultivar AL8/78 chromosome 2, Aet v6.0, whole genome shotgun sequence genomic DNA contains:
- the LOC109767221 gene encoding ABC transporter C family member 10 isoform X2 yields the protein MSSLASKYYLLYFSHPSPCMLLHSYISIATLLLQELGNLTATQRSVIYASGSWATMMNLCGSPACCGQGVLRQVFDGSTCTNHLVETGIVAPLALTLLLQFLVRLPESRASSARRRLLRPSSPLHLATVLFNGCLGLFHLVLGLWMLLGSNFSSQDASRTYLPHWWLVTLSQGFSLVLAGFAFAAGTQFLGPAFARLWSVSLTVYAAFVCCSSAVTIIAEKAVTVKACLDLLSLPGAVMFLIYSMQSSHDEEGHEDEGLYKPLKTDDTADSQEVAADSSESTHQKVTPFARAGILSQMTFWWLNPLMKTGYQKPLDDKDMPLLGAADRAQSQYSMFLEKLNKNKNKQTSHDATPPSILWAIVSQHKCGIMVSGLFALLKVLTLSTGPLLLRAFINLSTGKVTSDSKHEGYMLAALMFICKLCESLSQRQWYFRTRRLGLQVRSLLSAAIYRKQQKLSSSAKMAHSSGQIMNYLTVDAYRVGEFPYWFHQTWTTVVQLCIALVILYSAVGAAMVSSLVVVVITVLCNAPLAKLQHRFQSKLMEATDARLKAMSESLVHMKVLKLYAWEGHFKKAIEELREVEYRWLSAFQLSRAYNSVLFWSSPVWVSAVTFLTCYFLEIPLDASNVFTFIATLRLVQDPIRAIPEVLGVVVQAKVAFTRIEKFLGAPELNGRAKEKCSSVAISYPVAMNSCGFSWCEDPLKPNLKDISLVVKAGEKVAICGEVGSGKSTLLAAMLGEVPRTQGTIQVCGKIAYVSQNAWIQTGTVQENILFGSRMDSQRYQETLARCSLVKDLEMLPYGDDTEIGERGVNLSGGQKQRLQLARALYQDADIYLLDDPFSAVDAHTATSLFNEYVMGALSDKTVLLVTHQVDFLPVFDSILLMSDGEVIRSAPYRDLFADCQEFKDLVNAHKDTIEISDVDNNVAPHRANGTSTKEKHHINGSGYTKSEKPSPAHQLIKEEERETGDTGLKPYMIYLRQNRGFMYASLCVISHMIFIVGQIAQNSWMAANVQDPRVSTLRLITVYIVIGLCTVLFLLSRCLSVVVLGVQTSRSLFSQLLDSLFRAPMSFYDSTPLGRVLSRVSSDLSTVDLDVPFAFMFSLSASLNGYSNLGVLAVVTWQVLFVSVPMIVLSVRLQRYYLASAKELMRINGTTKSALANHLGESISGAITIRAFEEEDRFFDKNSDLVDKNAIPYFYNFAATEWLIQRLEIMSAAVLSFSAFLIVLLPPGTFSPGFVGMALSYGLSINMSFVSSIRKQCTFANQIISVERVNQYMDIKSEAAEVIEENRPAPDWPQIGSVEIRDLKIRYRKDAPLVLHGISCKFEGGDKIGIVGRTGSGKTTLIGALFRLVEPSGGKIIIDSLDITSIGLHDLRSRLGIIPQDPTLFQGTVRYNLDPLGQFSDQQIWEVLDKCQLFEAVQEKEQGLDSLVAEDGSNWSMGQRQLFCLGRALLRRCHILVLDEATASIDNGTDVVLQKTIRTEFTHCTVIMVAHRIPTVMDCNMVLAMSDGKIMEYDKPTNLMETEGSFFRELVREYWSYTSNRNI from the exons ATGAGCTCCCTCGCAAGTAAGTACTACTTACTGTACTTTTCTCACCCGTCCCCATGCATGTTGCTGCATAGCTACATCAGCATTGCTACATTGCTACTGCAAGAGCTGGGAAATCTCACTGCGACGCAACGCTCTGTGATTTACGCCTCAGGTTCCTGGGCGACGATGATGAACTTGTGTGGGAGCCCGGCTTGTTGCGGCCAGGGCGTCCTCAGACAAGTATTCGACGGCTCCACCTGCACCAACCACCTGGTGGAAACCGGCATCGTCGCGCCGCTCGCGCTCACGCTCCTGCTCCAGTTCCTCGTCAGACTCCCCGAGAGCAGAGCGTCCTCCGCACGCCGGCGGCTTCTCAGGCCCAGCTCACCGCTGCATCTTGCCACCGTGCTCTTCAATGGCTGCTTGGGGTTGTTCCATCTCGTCCTGGGACTGTGGATGCTGCTGGGGAGCAACTTCAGCAGTCAGGACGCCTCTAGGACTTACCTGCCGCACTGGTGGCTCGTGACACTGTCCCAGGGGTTCAGCTTGGTCCTCGCCGGCTTTGCTTTCGCCGCCGGGACCCAGTTTCTCGGGCCGGCATTCGCTCGACTATGGTCGGTGTCGCTGACCGTCTACGCGGCGTTCGTCTGCTGTTCCTCGGCTGTCACCATTATCGCGGAGAAGGCGGTCACCGTCAAGGCCTGTTTGGACCTCCTGTCCCTGCCAGGCGCAGTTATGTTTCTCATCTACAGCATGCAGAGCAGCCATGACGAAGAGGGACATGAAGATGAAGGATTATACAAGCCACTGAAGACGGATGATACAGCTGACAGTCAAGAGGTAGCTGCTGATTCTTCAGAGAGCACCCACCAGAAGGTGACTCCCTTTGCCAGAGCTGGCATTTTGAGCCAGATGACATTCTGGTGGCTGAACCCTCTGATGAAGACGGGCTACCAGAAGCCCCTCGACGACAAAGACATGCCGCTGTTAGGCGCCGCAGACCGGGCACAGAGCCAGtactcaatgttcttggagaagCTGAACAAGAACAAAAACAAGCAGACGTCACATGATGCCACACCACCATCAATCCTGTGGGCTATTGTTTCTCAACACAAGTGTGGGATCATGGTCTCAGGTCTCTTCGCCCTGCTCAAGGTGCTCACCTTGTCCACAGGCCCGCTGCTTCTGAGGGCATTCATCAACCTGTCAACCGGGAAAGTGACCTCCGATTCCAAGCATGAAGGCTATATGCTGGCTGCGCTCATGTTCATCTGCAAATTGTGCGAGTCGCTGTCGCAGAGGCAGTGGTACTTCCGCACCCGGAGGCTGGGGCTCCAGGTGAGGTCGCTCCTCTCGGCGGCCATCTACAGGAAGCAGCAGAAGCTATCAAGCTCGGCGAAGATGGCGCACTCCTCGGGACAGATCATGAACTACCTCACCGTGGACGCGTACCGGGTCGGGGAGTTCCCGTACTGGTTCCACCAGACATGGACGACGGTCGTCCAGCTCTGCATCGCTCTGGTGATCCTTTACAGCGCGGTCGGCGCCGCCATGGTCTCGTCCTTGGTCGTCGTCGTCATCACCGTGCTCTGCAACGCTCCGCTGGCCAAGCTGCAGCACAGGTTCCAGAGCAAGCTGATGGAGGCGACCGACGCGAGGCTGAAGGCCATGTCAGAGTCACTGGTCCACATGAAGGTGTTGAAGCTCTACGCGTGGGAAGGTCACTTCAAGAAGGCCATTGAGGAGCTGAGGGAGGTCGAGTACAGGTGGCTGTCGGCGTTCCAGCTGAGCAGGGCGTACAACAGCGTCCTCTTCTGGTCGTCGCCTGTCTGGGTCTCGGCGGTGACATTTCTGACATGCTACTTTCTGGAGATCCCTCTTGATGCCAGCAACGTCTTCACCTTCATCGCAACCCTGCGTCTGGTGCAGGACCCGATTCGGGCGATACCAGAGGTTCTTGGCGTCGTGGTGCAGGCTAAGGTGGCTTTCACTCGGATAGAGAAGTTTCTAGGTGCACCTGAGCTGAATGGACGAGCTAAGGAGAAATGCTCCTCCGTGGCCATCAGTTACCCGGTAGCGATGAACTCGTGTGGCTTCTCGTGGTGCGAAGATCCATTGAAGCCTAATCTGAAGGACataagtttggtggtaaaagccgGGGAGAAGGTTGCCATTTGCGGAGAGGTTGGGTCAGGAAAGTCGACGCTTTTGGCTGCGATGCTCGGAGAGGTCCCGAGAACTCAAGGCACG ATTCAAGTCTGCGGAAAAATAGCATATGTGTCACAGAACGCatggatccaaaccggaaccgtGCAGGAGAACATCCTCTTCGGGTCTCGTATGGACAGCCAAAGGTACCAGGAAACACTCGCGAGGTGCTCGCTGGTGAAGGACCTTGAGATGTTGCCGTACGGAGACGATACTGAAATCGGGGAGAGGGGAGTGAATCTGAGTGGCGGTCAGAAGCAGCGCCTTCAGCTTGCTCGTGCGTTGTACCAAGACGCAGACATATATCTCCTCGACGACCCTTTCAGCGCCGTCGATGCCCATACAGCAACTAGCCTCTTCAAT GAATATGTCATGGGCGCCCTTTCAGACAAGACTGTTCTTTTGGTCACCCACCAAGTCGATTTTCTACCCGTCTTCGACTCCATTTTG CTGATGTCAGATGGGGAGGTTATTCGGTCGGCACCTTATCGAGATCTATTCGCGGACTGTCAAGAATTCAAAGACCTTGTAAATGCCCATAAGGATACCATTGAGATTTCAGATGTTGATAACAATGTTGCTCCTCACAGAGCAAACGGAACATCAACAAAGGAGAAGCATCATATCAATGGAAGTGGATACACGAAGTCTGAGAAGCCATCACCAGCACACCAACTGATcaaggaagaggaaagagagacaGGAGACACTGGACTTAAGCCCTACATGATTTACCTACGCCAGAACAGAGGCTTCATGTATGCCTCTCTGTGTGTCATTTCTCACATGATCTTCATAGTGGGGCAAATAGCGCAGAACTCTTGGATGGCGGCGAATGTCCAAGATCCGCGTGTCAGTACACTGAGGCTAATCACGGTGTACATTGTTATCGGACTTTGCACGGTGTTGTTTTTGCTATCAAGATGTCTATCGGTTGTTGTTCTCGGGGTCCAGACATCGAGATCCTTGTTTTCCCAGTTACTTGACTCGTTGTTCCGTGCACCGATGTCCTTTTATGATTCTACTCCTCTAGGAAGGGTCCTTAGCCGG GTCTCTTCCGATTTGAGTACTGTCGACCTTGATGTCCCATTCGCGTTCATGTTTAGCCTTAGTGCCAGCTTGAATGGATACAGCAATCTGGGGGTATTGGCTGTTGTTACATGGCAAGTTCTATTTGTGTCCGTGCCAATGATAGTTTTGTCAGTTAGGCTACAG AGGTATTACTTAGCCTCTGCTAAGGAACTTATGCGGATCAATGGCACTACCAAGTCTGCTCTAGCAAATCACCTAGGCGAATCAATTTCAGGGGCTATAACCATAAGGGCCTTCGAGGAAGAAGATCGTTTCTTTGATAAAAATTCTGATCTTGTTGACAAGAATGCTATCCCATACTTCTACAACTTTGCAGCAACGGAATGGCTGATTCAGCGCCTTGAAATAATGAGTGCTGCAGTCCTTTCTTTTTCTGCATTTCTCATAGTTCTTCTTCCTCCAGGAACTTTTAGCCCTG GTTTTGTGGGAATGGCATTGTCGTATGGTCTTTCCATAAATATGTCTTTTGTTTCCTCTATTAGAAAGCAATGCACCTTTGCGAATCAAATAATATCCGTGGAACGGGTGAACCAGTACATGGACATAAAAAGTGAAGCAGCAGAAGTCATCGAAGAAAACCGGCCGGCACCGGATTGGCCTCAAATTGGTAGTGTGGAGATTAGAGATTTGAAG ATTAGGTACAGAAAGGATGCTCCCCTTGTACTGCATGGAATCAGTTGCAAGTTTGAAGGTGGAGATAAAATTGGTATAGTTGGTCGAACAGGAAGTGGGAAGACAACCTTAATTGGCGCATTGTTTCGCCTTGTTGAACCATCTGGAGGGAAAATAATTATTGACTCTTTGGACATCACTTCTATCGGCTTACATGACCTGCGTTCACGTTTGGGCATCATCCCACAAGACCCGACACTTTTTCAGGGCACTGTAAGATATAATCTAGATCCACTCGGGCAATTCTCAGACCAACAAATATGGGAG GTTCTGGataaatgtcaacttttcgaagcTGTCCAGGAGAAAGAACAGGGGTTGGATTCACTTG TTGCGGAAGACGGATCGAACTGGAGCATGGGCCAGAGGCAGCTCTTCTGCTTGGGACGCGCACTTTTGAGAAGGTGTCACATCTTAGTTCTTGATGAAGCCACGGCCTCTATAGACAATGGAACAGATGTTGTCCTTCAGAAGACTATTCGAACAGAATTCACACATTGCACCGTTATTATGGTCGCGCACCGTATACCGACAGTTATGGACTGCAATATGGTACTTGCAATGAGCGATG GGAAAATAATGGAGTATGACAAACCTACAAACCTAATGGAAACCGAAGGATCCTTCTTCCGCGAGCTGGTCAGGGAGTACTGGTCATACACATCAAACAGAAATATATAG